Genomic window (Arthrobacter sp. StoSoilA2):
AAGGCAGTTGCTGGACTTGGCCCTAAACAGGATTCCAACATGCCGACCGTCTGGACCACCTATCTTGCATCGGACAACGTAGACACCACGGCTAAAGAGGTAGGAGCGGCTGGCGGCCAACTCATTGCTCCCCCCTTCGATGTGATGGATTCCGGCCGCATGGCAATTGCTGCGGACAGTGTCGGCGCGGCCTTTGGCATCTGGCAGGCAGGCAGCCATATCGGGGCAGAGCGGGTCAACGAGCACGGCACATTGTGCTGGAACGAACTCCACACCCGCGACTACGCGCTGGCCCGCTCCTTCTATGCAGATGTCTTTGGCTACACCCACCCGGACATCGACCAGGACGGATTCATTTACGCAACCGTCAAACGCCCATCCGATGGCCGCGAAGTGGGCGGCATTCATCACGACACCGAAATTGCCGAGGGCGTCCCGAACCACTGGTTGGCGTGGTTTGCCAGCGACCACGTCGATCGAACTGCCGCAACAGCCTTGGAACTCGGCGCTTCGGCGTTGATGCCCCTCACGAACAGCCCCATGGGGCGGATGGCTATCCTGCAGGCACCGCAGGGAGAAATCTTTGGCATCATCGACGCACCCCGGACCAAGGACTAGGCCCGGAGTAAGGACTATGCCCAACCCAACGGCTACGTCAGGACAGCGTCCAAAGCTTCGCTGATGACCTCTTGGGCGTGTGCCGCTGCGAGCGGCGCCGCGAGACGGTGCACCGCCTGGAAGGTCCGGCGGACTTCCGGCCCATGCCATTCGGGCGGGAGGTAGTCCGCCGGGAGGTTGGGGTCCCGGTAAGGGAACTTGCGCCACAAGGTGAGCATCGGGATGTAGTAACGGAAAGCGTCGCGTCGCACCTCGGCCGTGGAATCAGCCAGGGCCGCCGCAGGGTCGGTGCCCACCAGGTCAACCCACTGCTGCTCCGCGCCCCGGTAGATCTCAAGGAACTCCGTGAATTGTTCATCGAGTTCCTTG
Coding sequences:
- a CDS encoding VOC family protein, with the protein product MSTRTEKWPAGTPAWVDLGVDDLPAATSFYTELFGWNYLSGDEEAGGYLLAQLDGKAVAGLGPKQDSNMPTVWTTYLASDNVDTTAKEVGAAGGQLIAPPFDVMDSGRMAIAADSVGAAFGIWQAGSHIGAERVNEHGTLCWNELHTRDYALARSFYADVFGYTHPDIDQDGFIYATVKRPSDGREVGGIHHDTEIAEGVPNHWLAWFASDHVDRTAATALELGASALMPLTNSPMGRMAILQAPQGEIFGIIDAPRTKD